The genomic window GGGGGCCTACAAACCCATCCGGGAAAGGACCAATGTGACCCTTTACCTGCTCATAGCCTCCATGGGCATGAGCATTGTGATCGAGAACATTTTCGTGGTCACCGTGGGCGGACGCTTCAGGGCACTGCCCCCGGTCATACCGATGACCCCGGTGAGCGTTTTCGGCCTGGCAACCACGAGCGCCTTCGATATTCTCTCCCTGGTCATGGCCATGGTCTTCCTCGCCGGCCTGCAGCTCTTTTTGTCCACCACCAAATGGGGTCTGGCCATAAGGGCCGCTTCCTACGACCTAAAAACGGCGGGCCTCATGGGGGTCAATGTGAACAAACTTATTTCCATTGTCTTTTTCGTCGCCGGCCTGCTCGCGGCTGTGGGCGGGATCTTCCTTTCCGTCCGTTACACCCTTTACCCACAATTGGGAATGATAACGATAAAGGCCTTCGTCGCCGCCGTCATCGGGGGGCTGGGAAGCCTCCCCGGGGCTGTCGTCGGCAGCCTCATCCTGGGACTGGCGGAAATGCTCACCGCCGGGTTCATATCCAGCCAGATGAGGGACATCGTCGTCTTCGGAATGCTGGTGCTGACACTGCTCTGGCGCCCGACGGGG from Thermovirga sp. includes these protein-coding regions:
- a CDS encoding branched-chain amino acid ABC transporter permease; translation: METLLQQVINGFSLGSVYALIAVGYSLVYSILLFSNFAHGGFLVIGGYICYYTLAAVGNNIWIASLLAFLGAGVSAVLVERGAYKPIRERTNVTLYLLIASMGMSIVIENIFVVTVGGRFRALPPVIPMTPVSVFGLATTSAFDILSLVMAMVFLAGLQLFLSTTKWGLAIRAASYDLKTAGLMGVNVNKLISIVFFVAGLLAAVGGIFLSVRYTLYPQLGMITIKAFVAAVIGGLGSLPGAVVGSLILGLAEMLTAGFISSQMRDIVVFGMLVLTLLWRPTGLFGKHISEKV